In Deinococcus sp. QL22, the following are encoded in one genomic region:
- a CDS encoding PH domain-containing protein — MIFPLVNAAQSGRAQFFLWLAPVVLVALAFIPDPPDAPTVPHWGLLVVAALFAALFQLAPRRLRYRLTPNGLEISRLLGTTLLPYAGMQVRKTVGRLGVRTFGTGLPGYLTGAFSFGSDGVRSVTALASVASGGVLIGVPVSKEALARPPFILPPKPTSGAEPLRWYFLTPADPQELLVELVQRGAVVAP; from the coding sequence ATGATCTTTCCATTGGTCAATGCAGCTCAGTCAGGGCGGGCGCAGTTTTTCTTGTGGCTCGCTCCGGTAGTGCTGGTGGCGCTGGCCTTCATTCCTGATCCACCCGATGCGCCCACCGTACCGCATTGGGGACTCCTTGTTGTGGCTGCTCTCTTTGCTGCTCTATTTCAGCTCGCGCCGCGCCGCTTGCGCTACCGCCTGACCCCCAATGGGTTGGAAATTAGTCGGCTGCTGGGAACCACACTGCTTCCTTACGCCGGAATGCAGGTCAGAAAGACAGTAGGACGTTTGGGCGTTCGCACCTTTGGAACGGGGCTGCCGGGGTATCTCACCGGGGCATTTTCATTCGGGTCAGACGGCGTACGTTCGGTCACGGCGTTGGCTTCGGTGGCGTCGGGTGGGGTTCTGATCGGGGTTCCGGTGAGCAAGGAAGCCCTAGCCCGCCCGCCGTTCATTCTGCCGCCTAAGCCAACCTCTGGCGCTGAACCGCTTCGGTGGTATTTCCTCACGCCTGCCGACCCACAAGAATTACTGGTGGAACTTGTGCAGCGTGGTGCGGTGGTGGCTCCATGA
- a CDS encoding phosphatidylserine decarboxylase — MTLLRRLLPVAAAGAALYYLRGVYRFRDPVRLPPADADTVLAPADGLICLVKRVTGGQIYADSGSHPIPVSDLAGLPEAAPDGWLVGVYMGPLDVHFTYHPVGGAVVRAHHTGSRQNTPLLSAGAAASLLAGRPADLLATRGTLENERHALTTHTIHGEVTTTLVAPGSGLNATTYTREADTVRAGNKSAFLDEGGLVLLYVPAAFTPQVSVGDRVLGAETVVARAEA, encoded by the coding sequence ATGACTTTGTTGCGCCGCCTTCTGCCCGTTGCCGCTGCCGGAGCTGCCCTGTATTACCTGCGCGGCGTGTACCGTTTCCGCGATCCGGTGCGCCTGCCACCCGCCGATGCCGACACGGTTCTGGCTCCTGCCGATGGCCTGATCTGCCTGGTCAAGCGGGTGACTGGCGGGCAAATCTACGCCGATTCCGGGTCACATCCCATCCCGGTGAGCGATTTGGCGGGCTTACCGGAAGCGGCCCCGGATGGCTGGTTGGTGGGCGTGTATATGGGGCCGCTGGACGTGCATTTCACCTACCATCCGGTGGGCGGGGCCGTGGTGCGTGCCCACCACACGGGCAGCCGCCAGAATACCCCGCTGCTGTCGGCTGGCGCGGCGGCCTCGCTGCTGGCCGGGCGTCCCGCCGACTTGCTTGCCACACGCGGCACGCTGGAAAACGAGCGGCACGCGCTGACCACCCACACCATTCACGGCGAAGTCACGACGACCCTGGTGGCCCCTGGCAGCGGCCTGAATGCCACCACCTACACCCGCGAGGCCGATACCGTGCGGGCAGGCAACAAGAGTGCTTTCTTGGACGAAGGCGGCTTGGTGCTGCTCTATGTGCCTGCCGCTTTTACACCGCAGGTCAGCGTAGGTGACCGCGTGCTGGGCGCAGAAACGGTGGTGGCGCGGGCCGAAGCATGA
- a CDS encoding peptidylprolyl isomerase, protein MLLRKRSLGLSLLGLLLMACAPQASKVPAKVPASVPAKTPAASAPAAAPVVYAPLPYLSAAPIRTFAKAEQVIVPGKQYRAVLKTSKGDITIDLNAAGSPVAVNNFVFLALNRFYDGTRFHRVIDGFMAQGGDPQSADLSKKAAWGTGGPGYQFSYEVNNKLRFNSAGVLGMARSQSPDSQGSQFFITLTDADFLSGQYTVFGKVSAGQDALAKLTRTASGNDTPLPSAVADTLQSVTILASK, encoded by the coding sequence ATGTTGCTCCGTAAACGTTCCCTTGGTCTGTCCCTGCTCGGCCTCTTGCTGATGGCCTGTGCGCCTCAGGCCAGCAAGGTTCCCGCCAAAGTTCCAGCCTCGGTTCCTGCCAAGACGCCCGCTGCATCGGCTCCGGCTGCCGCGCCCGTCGTCTATGCGCCGCTGCCGTACCTGAGTGCCGCACCCATTCGCACCTTCGCCAAAGCCGAACAAGTTATCGTGCCCGGTAAGCAGTACCGCGCCGTCCTGAAGACCAGCAAGGGCGACATCACCATCGACCTGAACGCTGCGGGCAGCCCGGTGGCCGTCAACAACTTCGTGTTCCTGGCCCTCAACCGCTTTTATGATGGAACCCGGTTTCACCGCGTCATAGACGGCTTCATGGCGCAGGGCGGCGACCCTCAGAGTGCCGACCTCTCCAAAAAAGCGGCGTGGGGAACGGGCGGCCCCGGCTACCAGTTTTCTTACGAGGTCAACAACAAGTTGCGCTTCAACTCGGCGGGCGTGCTGGGCATGGCCCGCTCGCAAAGCCCGGATTCGCAGGGCAGCCAGTTCTTCATCACTCTTACCGACGCCGATTTCCTGAGCGGCCAGTACACGGTGTTCGGCAAAGTGAGTGCGGGACAGGACGCTCTGGCCAAGCTGACGCGCACGGCCAGCGGCAACGATACGCCCCTGCCCTCAGCGGTAGCCGACACCTTGCAGAGCGTCACAATTCTCGCCTCCAAATAG
- a CDS encoding Lrp/AsnC family transcriptional regulator encodes MSQSQPASARSGAVELDAIDRHILAILQRDARIPNTELADEVGLTPAPTLRRVRRLEEEGIIHRYVALLDPKQVGRDLMVVVRVTLDKQTKQGFETFAEHMRNRPEVLECYLCLGDTDYLLKVCLPDLDAYQKFLVDVLAAIPGVRNTASTIVVKQEKYTTSLSLD; translated from the coding sequence ATGTCACAATCTCAGCCCGCTTCCGCACGTTCCGGTGCCGTGGAACTCGACGCCATTGACCGGCACATCCTCGCCATCTTGCAGCGCGACGCCCGCATTCCCAATACCGAGTTGGCCGATGAAGTGGGCCTGACGCCTGCGCCTACCCTGCGCCGGGTGCGGCGGCTGGAAGAAGAGGGCATTATTCACCGTTATGTGGCCCTGCTAGACCCCAAACAGGTGGGCCGCGACCTGATGGTGGTGGTGCGCGTGACGCTGGACAAGCAGACCAAACAGGGCTTCGAAACGTTTGCCGAACATATGCGCAACCGCCCCGAGGTGCTGGAATGCTACCTGTGCCTGGGCGACACCGACTACCTGCTGAAGGTCTGCCTGCCCGATCTGGACGCCTACCAGAAGTTCCTCGTAGACGTGCTGGCCGCCATTCCCGGCGTTCGCAACACGGCCAGCACCATCGTGGTCAAACAGGAAAAATACACCACCAGTCTTTCGTTGGACTGA
- the ald gene encoding alanine dehydrogenase, producing the protein MNIGLPKEIKVKENRVALTPGGVGTLVRRGHTVTVEHGAGVGSGIADAEYVAAGAVMGTADEAWAAQMVVKVKEPIEREYSYLRDDLLLFTYLHLAADRALTEALLKAGTTAIAYETVQVEDGSLPLLMPMSEVAGRLSVQAGAYHLQKPVGGRGVLLGGVPGVQAGHVVIVGGGVVGTNAAKMAMGLGAKVTVLDVSHRRLTYLDDVFFGKLTTMMSSEANIRALLPETDLLVGAVLIPGAKAPHLVTRDMLPLMQEGSVIVDVAVDQGGCVETIHATTHDDPTYLVDGVIHYGVANMPGAVPRTSTFALTNQTLPYALLLADHGIGALTRNKALSLGLNTHAGQLTYQGVADALGMEYVETQAVLA; encoded by the coding sequence ATGAACATCGGACTGCCCAAAGAAATCAAGGTGAAAGAAAACCGTGTCGCCCTCACTCCCGGCGGTGTGGGAACGCTGGTGCGGCGCGGCCACACCGTCACTGTAGAGCACGGCGCAGGCGTGGGCAGCGGCATTGCTGACGCCGAATACGTGGCGGCGGGCGCGGTGATGGGCACGGCAGATGAGGCGTGGGCCGCTCAGATGGTCGTCAAGGTAAAAGAGCCGATTGAGCGTGAATACAGCTACCTGCGCGACGATCTGCTGCTCTTTACCTACCTGCATCTGGCCGCAGACCGCGCCCTGACCGAAGCGTTGCTGAAGGCCGGAACCACCGCGATTGCCTACGAAACCGTACAGGTGGAAGACGGCAGCCTGCCCCTGCTGATGCCCATGAGTGAAGTCGCGGGCCGCCTGAGCGTGCAAGCGGGCGCGTACCACCTGCAAAAGCCAGTGGGCGGGCGCGGTGTGCTGCTCGGCGGCGTACCCGGAGTACAGGCCGGACATGTGGTGATCGTGGGCGGCGGCGTGGTGGGCACCAATGCCGCAAAAATGGCGATGGGCTTGGGGGCAAAAGTAACCGTGCTGGACGTGTCTCACCGCCGCCTGACCTACCTTGACGACGTATTTTTCGGCAAGCTGACCACCATGATGAGTAGCGAAGCCAACATTCGCGCCCTGCTGCCCGAAACTGACCTCTTGGTGGGCGCGGTGCTGATTCCCGGCGCAAAAGCCCCCCACCTCGTCACCCGCGACATGTTGCCCCTCATGCAGGAAGGCAGCGTGATTGTGGACGTGGCCGTAGATCAGGGCGGCTGTGTGGAAACCATTCATGCCACCACCCACGACGATCCCACCTACCTTGTGGACGGCGTGATTCACTACGGCGTCGCCAACATGCCAGGAGCCGTGCCCCGCACCAGTACTTTTGCTCTCACCAATCAGACGTTGCCTTACGCCCTGCTGCTGGCCGATCACGGGATTGGCGCACTGACCCGCAACAAGGCGCTGAGCCTCGGCCTGAACACGCACGCGGGCCAGCTCACCTATCAGGGCGTGGCCGACGCGTTGGGCATGGAGTACGTGGAAACTCAGGCGGTCTTGGCTTAA
- a CDS encoding ABC transporter ATP-binding protein, producing MALPADADPNAPRPKRDPKQLLRLLAYARPYWKLFLLGLLATLVSSGLSLVFPSLFGRLIDASFLRVGSTDTGPLDRTVISLLGIFALSALFGAAQSYLLSRVGASVVADLRRALFSHLITLSPRFFGNHKTGDLTSRLTADVGTVQTVTSTALAQLAAQSVSLIGAVILLITTSPRLSLLTLAVIPLVIGTAITIGRRIRKISRTVQDAIADANASAEEAISGVRVVQSFTAENVERNRYGRGVMASFVAALQRAQLQALMAGVMSFLTFGALAVVLWYGGRQVMAGDLTPGKLVSFLIYALQVGGTVAALTGIFNQFQEALGASGRIFELMDEKSDLPAPSKPVPLARAEGRVSFQNVNFKYEGAPILNGINLDVPAGQVVALVGPSGAGKTTLVNLIPRFWDVSEGNLSVDGHDVRDYTLEDLRAQVGLVPQETLLFSGTVSENILYGRPNATLPEIEAAARAANAHQFISAFEKGYDTVVGERGVKLSGGQRQRVAIARAILKDPRILILDEATSALDNESESLVQQALETLMMGRTTFVIAHRLSTIRNADRIVVLDAGHIVQDGTHEALMASGGVYRDLYELQFRKEQEARAELV from the coding sequence ATGGCGTTGCCTGCCGATGCAGACCCCAACGCGCCGCGCCCCAAACGCGATCCCAAACAATTGCTGCGCCTGTTGGCCTACGCCCGCCCCTACTGGAAGCTGTTTTTGCTGGGCCTGCTCGCCACACTGGTTTCCAGCGGCCTGAGCTTGGTGTTTCCCAGTCTGTTCGGACGCCTGATCGACGCCTCTTTTCTGAGAGTAGGTAGCACCGACACCGGCCCACTTGACCGCACCGTGATCAGCCTGCTGGGAATCTTTGCTCTCTCGGCTCTGTTTGGGGCGGCGCAGTCTTACTTGCTCTCGCGGGTAGGAGCCAGCGTGGTGGCCGACCTGCGGCGGGCGCTGTTTTCGCACCTGATTACGCTGTCGCCGCGCTTTTTTGGCAACCACAAGACGGGTGACCTGACCAGCCGCCTGACTGCCGATGTGGGAACGGTACAAACAGTGACCAGCACGGCGCTGGCGCAGTTGGCCGCCCAAAGTGTCAGCCTGATCGGGGCCGTGATCCTGCTGATTACCACCAGCCCTCGCCTGAGCCTACTCACGTTGGCGGTCATTCCCCTCGTCATCGGCACGGCCATCACCATTGGGCGGCGGATTCGCAAGATCAGCCGCACCGTGCAGGACGCTATTGCCGATGCCAACGCCAGTGCCGAGGAAGCCATCAGCGGCGTGCGAGTCGTGCAGAGTTTTACCGCTGAGAACGTGGAACGTAACCGCTACGGACGCGGCGTCATGGCAAGTTTTGTGGCGGCCCTTCAGCGTGCCCAACTGCAAGCCCTGATGGCGGGCGTTATGAGCTTCCTGACGTTCGGAGCGCTGGCGGTGGTGCTGTGGTACGGCGGGCGGCAGGTCATGGCAGGCGACCTGACCCCCGGCAAATTGGTCAGCTTCCTAATTTATGCGCTGCAAGTGGGCGGCACGGTGGCGGCCCTGACCGGGATTTTCAACCAGTTTCAGGAAGCTCTGGGCGCATCGGGACGAATCTTTGAACTGATGGACGAAAAGAGCGACCTGCCTGCGCCGTCCAAGCCGGTGCCGCTGGCCCGCGCAGAAGGCCGCGTGAGCTTCCAGAATGTCAACTTCAAATACGAGGGCGCACCGATTCTGAACGGCATCAATCTGGACGTACCCGCTGGACAGGTCGTGGCCCTCGTGGGGCCAAGCGGGGCAGGCAAGACCACCCTCGTCAACCTGATTCCCCGCTTCTGGGACGTGTCGGAAGGCAATCTGAGCGTAGACGGACACGACGTGCGCGACTACACGCTGGAAGATCTGCGGGCGCAGGTGGGCCTCGTGCCGCAGGAAACGCTGCTGTTCTCCGGCACCGTGTCCGAGAACATCCTATATGGCCGACCCAACGCCACCCTGCCTGAAATTGAGGCCGCCGCACGCGCTGCCAATGCCCACCAGTTCATCAGCGCCTTTGAAAAGGGCTACGACACTGTTGTAGGTGAGCGCGGTGTGAAACTCTCGGGCGGTCAGCGGCAGCGGGTCGCGATTGCCCGCGCCATTCTCAAAGACCCGCGCATCCTGATTCTGGATGAGGCGACCAGTGCGCTGGACAACGAATCGGAATCGTTGGTGCAGCAGGCCCTCGAAACGCTGATGATGGGCCGCACGACCTTCGTGATCGCCCACCGCCTCAGCACCATTCGCAATGCAGACCGGATCGTGGTGCTGGATGCAGGCCACATCGTGCAGGACGGGACGCACGAGGCGCTGATGGCATCGGGCGGCGTGTACCGCGACCTGTATGAACTGCAATTCCGCAAGGAGCAGGAAGCGCGGGCCGAGTTGGTATAG
- the murA gene encoding UDP-N-acetylglucosamine 1-carboxyvinyltransferase yields MQLTPLHIQGGRELSGEIAVQSSKNAALPIIVASLLSSEPVTLHGIPRLSDVDTILDLAHHIGTRHAWVGPNSLSLYTPEILNTHAPYALVSKMRASFIVMGAILARVGKATVSMPGGCAWGPRPVDQHVKAFRALGAHITEDGGDFAAERTGSLNGTFAFELLTVGGTHNAVLAATLGDGVVVLENASIDTDVIDMIEFLNSLGARIEGAGTNTLTIHGVPALHGGEYTVIPDRIEAATFMIAAAATRSRITLTNVRPDHLRAVTAKLTEMGVDITESGKTLVVDAANRDLKPVNVTTQSYPGFPTDVQPQMSTLLATIPGTSVVQDPVYPDRLTHVAELHRMGADITVSGYTQVIQGAKLHAAPVKAADLRAGAALFIAALTCEGETVIDGVQYLNRGYERLAERLRGLGADARQPEPALASAMD; encoded by the coding sequence ATGCAACTGACCCCACTGCACATCCAGGGAGGCCGCGAACTTAGCGGCGAGATCGCCGTCCAGTCCAGCAAAAATGCGGCCTTGCCGATCATCGTCGCCAGCCTTCTCAGCAGTGAACCAGTCACGTTGCACGGCATTCCGCGCCTCAGCGACGTGGATACGATTCTGGATCTGGCGCACCACATCGGCACGCGCCACGCCTGGGTCGGCCCCAACAGCCTGAGCCTGTACACCCCCGAAATCCTGAACACGCACGCGCCCTACGCGCTGGTCAGCAAGATGCGGGCCAGTTTTATTGTCATGGGCGCCATTCTGGCCCGCGTCGGAAAAGCCACCGTGAGTATGCCGGGCGGCTGTGCCTGGGGGCCACGCCCTGTAGATCAGCACGTCAAGGCGTTCCGGGCGCTGGGGGCGCACATTACCGAAGACGGCGGCGACTTCGCAGCCGAGCGGACGGGCAGCCTGAACGGCACGTTTGCCTTCGAGCTTCTGACGGTGGGCGGCACCCACAACGCGGTGCTGGCGGCGACCCTCGGAGACGGTGTGGTGGTTCTGGAAAACGCCAGCATCGATACCGACGTGATCGACATGATCGAGTTTCTGAACAGCCTCGGCGCGCGCATTGAGGGCGCAGGCACCAACACCCTGACCATTCACGGCGTGCCTGCCCTGCACGGCGGCGAATACACCGTCATTCCTGACCGCATTGAAGCGGCCACCTTTATGATCGCCGCCGCCGCCACCCGCAGCCGCATTACCCTGACCAATGTGCGCCCCGATCACCTGCGGGCCGTGACCGCCAAGCTGACCGAAATGGGCGTGGATATCACCGAGTCGGGCAAAACGCTGGTCGTGGATGCCGCCAACCGCGACCTGAAACCCGTGAACGTGACCACCCAGAGCTACCCCGGTTTTCCCACTGATGTGCAGCCGCAGATGAGTACGCTGCTGGCGACCATTCCCGGTACGAGCGTGGTGCAAGACCCCGTGTACCCGGATCGCCTGACGCATGTGGCTGAACTGCACCGTATGGGCGCGGATATCACGGTCAGCGGATACACGCAGGTGATTCAGGGGGCCAAGCTGCACGCCGCCCCCGTAAAGGCCGCCGACTTGCGGGCCGGAGCCGCACTGTTTATCGCGGCCCTCACCTGCGAGGGCGAAACCGTGATCGACGGCGTGCAGTACCTGAACCGGGGCTACGAACGTTTGGCCGAGCGCCTGCGTGGTCTGGGAGCCGACGCCCGCCAGCCAGAGCCAGCCCTCGCCAGCGCGATGGATTGA
- a CDS encoding transcriptional regulator, whose protein sequence is MPKKDRKRLQVVISDEQDALLTRTAYELSSPERLISKSEVVRLAIEKIAKELGEGENMEEYRAILDQTDPSDDA, encoded by the coding sequence ATGCCCAAGAAAGACCGTAAACGTCTCCAAGTGGTGATCAGCGACGAGCAGGACGCGCTGCTGACGCGCACAGCGTACGAATTGTCCAGCCCTGAACGGCTGATCAGCAAAAGCGAAGTGGTGCGCCTCGCCATAGAAAAAATTGCCAAAGAACTCGGTGAGGGCGAGAATATGGAAGAGTACCGCGCCATTTTGGATCAGACCGACCCCTCCGACGACGCCTAA
- a CDS encoding NlpC/P60 family protein produces MSAVAGATGGSVSSPALALFTVTVQPGDTAYALARGAGISLETLLALNGLTPNAAGGVDLRAGQTLRIRDLPPHVVQPGETLYGLARRYGITVDALLAANGLPPSTVLSVGQSLRLSGPTAAVASAPAAAAPVLQTPAVPVQTVQAPAVQPSLVQNPLTRTTPPVLSVQSQPVPTINSPQIQGSSVASSILPNPLLNALPNDWRGAAMALLGTPYVYGGATRVGTDCSGFVLQVFGPLGLQLPRRSADQAQAGLPIDAAALLPGDLVFFDTEGRGKVTHVGIYLGEDTFVNANSYRGQVAVDKLMSDRYWAARYLGARRVLPETLAYSR; encoded by the coding sequence TTGTCTGCTGTGGCAGGCGCGACAGGGGGTTCTGTTTCCTCCCCAGCCCTCGCCCTATTTACCGTTACCGTTCAACCCGGCGACACTGCTTATGCTCTGGCACGCGGGGCGGGCATCAGCCTAGAGACGCTGCTGGCTCTCAACGGCCTGACCCCGAACGCGGCGGGCGGCGTGGACTTGCGGGCAGGTCAGACCCTACGGATTCGGGACTTGCCGCCGCATGTGGTGCAACCCGGCGAAACGTTGTATGGGCTGGCCCGCCGCTATGGAATCACGGTAGACGCGCTGCTGGCCGCCAATGGATTGCCCCCCAGTACCGTGCTGAGCGTCGGCCAGAGTCTGCGCCTGTCTGGGCCAACGGCTGCTGTGGCGTCGGCTCCCGCTGCAGCGGCTCCGGTGCTCCAGACTCCAGCAGTTCCAGTCCAGACAGTCCAAGCTCCAGCAGTTCAGCCTTCTCTTGTTCAGAACCCACTTACTCGTACAACGCCGCCCGTTTTGAGCGTTCAAAGTCAGCCCGTGCCGACCATCAATTCGCCCCAGATTCAAGGCTCCAGTGTGGCTTCAAGCATCCTGCCCAATCCCCTGCTTAACGCCCTCCCTAATGACTGGCGCGGCGCAGCGATGGCGTTACTGGGCACGCCCTACGTTTACGGCGGGGCCACCAGAGTCGGAACCGATTGCAGCGGCTTCGTGCTCCAGGTCTTTGGCCCACTGGGGTTACAGTTGCCCCGCCGCAGCGCGGATCAGGCGCAGGCTGGGTTGCCCATAGACGCTGCTGCCCTCTTGCCCGGGGATCTGGTCTTCTTCGATACCGAAGGACGCGGCAAGGTCACGCACGTCGGCATCTATCTGGGCGAAGACACCTTTGTGAATGCCAACAGCTACCGGGGCCAGGTGGCCGTAGACAAACTGATGTCTGACCGCTACTGGGCGGCTCGGTATCTGGGAGCGCGGCGCGTGCTGCCTGAAACTTTGGCCTACAGCCGGTAA
- a CDS encoding MFS transporter: MLARATAWRSRTFSALRHPNYRRYWFSQLLSLVGSWMQATAQQYLVLELSGGSSAALGWVTVAQFTPSLLLSLFAGAVIDRVPRRRVLLATQITLLITATALAVTTHLGVVSLPLVMILAFISGMANAFDMPARQSMVVDFVPRSDVPNAVALNSLSFNVSRTIGQALFGVVAALGVTLLAGGNSDNLSRLALPFYLNVASFFVVLFVIATLPFPARDGGQHGSMAEDVREGLRYVRGTPAVRNVMLLVGALSLTVINFNVIIPYYARVVFDAREAAFGVLSAAFGVGAMAGALWQASKPNPLKNLRVGSIILIVSTVALAFAPGPVIATPILAVCGFGMLTLLVSANSTVQLTLPDHLRGRVMSLYSFVLVGMGPPGALIASSLISTTGLLGSRWGLVTLAALGALAVAALWHRLPRQLDQPKAQADAAALSSAD; the protein is encoded by the coding sequence ATGCTTGCGCGTGCCACCGCGTGGCGCAGCCGAACCTTCAGTGCCCTGCGCCACCCCAATTACCGCCGTTACTGGTTTTCCCAACTTCTCTCGCTGGTGGGGTCGTGGATGCAGGCCACCGCGCAGCAATACCTGGTGCTGGAATTGTCGGGCGGCAGCAGCGCGGCGCTGGGGTGGGTCACGGTGGCACAGTTTACGCCCAGCCTGTTGCTGTCACTGTTTGCAGGCGCGGTCATAGACCGGGTGCCGCGCCGCCGGGTATTGCTGGCGACCCAAATTACCCTGCTGATTACAGCAACGGCGTTGGCGGTGACAACTCATCTGGGCGTGGTGAGCCTGCCTCTGGTCATGATCTTGGCCTTTATCAGCGGCATGGCCAATGCATTTGATATGCCCGCCCGTCAGAGCATGGTCGTGGACTTTGTACCGAGGAGCGACGTGCCCAACGCGGTGGCCCTCAACAGCCTGTCTTTTAATGTGAGCCGCACCATTGGGCAAGCGTTGTTCGGCGTGGTGGCGGCGCTGGGCGTGACGCTGCTGGCGGGCGGCAATTCCGACAATCTTTCACGGCTGGCCCTTCCCTTTTACCTGAATGTGGCGTCGTTTTTCGTGGTGCTGTTCGTGATTGCCACCCTGCCTTTTCCGGCTCGCGATGGCGGTCAGCACGGCAGCATGGCCGAAGACGTGCGCGAGGGCCTGCGCTACGTGCGCGGCACGCCCGCCGTGCGGAACGTGATGCTGCTGGTGGGCGCACTCAGCCTGACGGTCATCAATTTCAACGTGATCATTCCCTATTACGCCCGCGTGGTGTTCGATGCACGCGAGGCGGCATTCGGCGTACTGAGCGCGGCTTTTGGGGTAGGCGCGATGGCGGGAGCGCTGTGGCAGGCCAGCAAACCCAATCCCCTCAAGAATCTGCGGGTGGGCAGCATTATTCTGATTGTCAGTACCGTCGCGCTGGCCTTCGCTCCCGGCCCGGTCATCGCCACGCCCATTCTGGCGGTCTGCGGATTCGGCATGCTCACTCTGTTGGTCAGCGCCAATTCTACTGTGCAACTGACCTTGCCCGATCACCTGCGCGGGCGCGTCATGAGCCTTTACTCCTTTGTGCTGGTGGGCATGGGGCCGCCCGGAGCTTTGATTGCCAGCAGTCTGATTTCCACCACTGGTCTACTGGGATCGCGCTGGGGCCTGGTCACCCTGGCCGCGCTGGGGGCCTTGGCGGTAGCGGCGCTGTGGCACAGGCTGCCACGCCAGCTGGATCAGCCAAAGGCCCAGGCTGATGCGGCAGCGCTGTCTAGTGCAGATTGA